Below is a genomic region from Pectobacterium polaris.
ACTGGCGGGAATTTCGCACTGGCTTACCACAGCGATGAGTTGGGTGAATTCCTTGATGAAACCTGGGTTGATGGTTGGCTGCGCGAAGTTTTTGCCCAACAGGTCAAAAAACAGGAAAACCGTGACAGCCATGATGTGAAAGTGGCGCTCAGGGGCTTTGAGTATCAGGCACATTACCTGAATGTGTTGGATATGCTGGGCAACCAACTCGAAATACCAGAAATTCGCATCAATACCAGCACGCTGCAGGAACCCGCAGTCAACGTTGACCTGATTTTGGATGTCGGCAACTCGCACACCTGCGGCATTCTGGTTGAGGACCATGCGGACGAAAGCAACGGCCTGAAGCAGACCTATGAACTGCAATTGCGCGATCTGAGTGAGCCACATTATCTGTACAACGAACTGTTTGAGAGCCGCGTCGAGTTCTCGCAGGCGAAATTCGGTAAAGACAACTTCTCCGTGGAAAGCGGTCGTGATGACGCGTTCATCTGGCCGTCAATCACCCGCGTCGGACGCGAAGCCAGCCACATGGCGCTGCTGCGTCAGGGAACGGAAGGATCGAGCGGCATTTCCAGCCCACGTCGCTATCTGTGGGACGAAGAAAGCTATGCGCCAGGCTGGCGTTTCAGCCAGACCGACGCACATTCGCAGACCGAACCGTTAGCGACAGCCATGCCGCTGACCATCATGCTGAATGATGAAGGCCAGCCGCTCTATAACCAACCGCTGGAAGAGCGCTTACCGGTGTTTTCACCGCACTACAGCCGCAGTTCGATCATGACATTCATGCTCTCCGAACTGCTGGCCCAAGCGCTGATGCAGATGAACAGCGCCGCTCAGCGGTTGAAGATGATCCACAGCAGTGCGCCGCGTCAGTTGCGAAATATCATTCTGACGTTGCCTTCCGCGATGCCGAAACCCGAGCGTGAAATTTTCCGCCGCCGCATGCATGAAGCGATCGCGCTGGTCTGGAAAGCGATGGACTGGCATCCGATGGATGAGGATTTCACCACACCAGCCGATAAGCAGTTGAGCCGGGTTCCGGTGCCTGACGTACAAATCGAATGGGATGAAGCTACATGCGGACAGATGGTTTACCTGTATAACGAAGCACAGGTGAACTTTGGCGGCCGTGCGGAAGATTTCTTCGCCAGCATGGCACGCCCCGATAAAGAACTCGATGAAGGTGAACCCGCGGGCAAAACGCTGCGCATTGCCTCAATCGACATCGGCGGCGGCACCACCGACCTCGCCATTACGCAATATCTGCTTGATGACGGCGTCGGCAACAACGTTAAAATCATTCCCCGCCTGCTGTTCCGCGAAGGCTTTAAGGTCGCTGGCGACGATATCCTGCTGGATGTAATTCAGCTTTATATTCTCCCTGCGCTACAGGCTGCGCTGAAAACCGCCGGAATGGCCAGCCCGGATGCACTGATGGCGAAGCTGTTCGGCAATGAAGGCCGTATGGACGCACAGCTCACGCTGCGTCAGCAGGTAACGTTGCAGGTCTTCATTCCGATTGGTCGCGCGATTTTAGAAGCCTATGAGCGCTTTGACCCGCTGGATACCAGCGCCGAGATCGAATCCACCTTCGGCGAATTGCTGGAACAGGCACCAACGGAAAAAGTGCTGGAATACATCAATACGGAAGTGCAGCGCGAGCTGCCAGTCAGCGACAAGGTCTTCGATATTTTGCAGGTGCCGCTGATTCTTAAACTGAACAAACTGCACGGCGAATTCCTGTCTAACAAAATGAACATCACGCAGAATCTGCGCCTGATGTCTGAAGTAGTATCGCTATATTCGTGCGATGTGCTGCTGCTTACGGGTCGCCCTTCGCGCTTCCCAGGGATTCAGGCGCTATTCCGCCACCTGCAACCGCTGCCGATTAACCGGATGCTGTCGCTGGATGGCTATCATACCAATGACTGGTATCCGTTTAACAAACGTGGGCGCATCGATAACCCGAAATCTACTGCCGCTGTCGGCGCGATGCTGTGCCTGCTGGCGCTCGATCTGCGCCTGCCGGGCTTTTACTTTAAGGTCGGTGATTTCCAGCCTTATTCTACAGTGCGCTACCTCGGCATGATGGACAGCAGCAACGCGCTGACGCTGGATAACGTTTACTACAGCGATATCGATCTGGATGCGCCGGATTTCGAGCTTGACCCGAAACTCAGCTTCCAGGTGCGTGGCTCACTCTGCCTCGGCTTCCGCCAGTTGGACAACGAACGCTGGCCTGCATCCTCGCTCTACATGCTCTCAATTGTCGATCAGGATTTAGCGCGTAAAGTCGTCGGTGACAGTAAGCTGCGTGTCCGACTGGCCGTGACGAAAAGCGACGATCAAGACAGCCCTGAGCGCTTTGAGATTGCCGATGCGGTACTGGAAGACGGCACTCGCGTTCCACCACATCATTTACGACTCAAATTGAACACATTATCCGCTAACGGCTCAGGTGCGACCCATTATTGGATCGATAGTGGGAGTGTATTTAAAAAATGAAACGATTAACGCCCAAACAGCTCTCTACCCGACTTCACGGCCAGCTACAGGCCGTCGCGCAAGGTGTTGAACAGGCCATCGACTGGGTTGACAGCACACGCCAAAACGCCCCGCGTCTGGATATCGAAGCTGACCGTCTGATCGTCAAACTGCGTCGTAATTACAATAAAGCACAGCATCTGTCCGATGTGGCGCAGAAAGACATCGCCATCGGCTTTTTTGGCCTGTCTCAGGCAGGGAAATCCTACCTGATCACGTCGCTGGCCGGGGGCGAAAACGGCAAGCTGGAAACCGCTTTTGAAGGGCAACAGCTGGATTTTATCGATCACATTAATCCGTCCGATCGCGCAACCGCGCTAGTTACGCGCTTTAGCCGACAGTCGGGCGTGAAGAACAAATCGTTTCCCGTTCAACTGCAACTGCTCAGCGAACTGGATATAGGCAAGATCATGGCCAACGCGTTCTTAAACGATCTCAATCAAGAGACCGCGTTTGAAGAGCTGGACGAGCGCCATATTGCCGAACACATTAAAACGCTGTTGATGCACCGTCAGCCAGAACCCGTTGAAGGGATGAGCCGCGATGAAGTCGTCGAACTCTGGGACTATCTCGCGCGTCACGATGTCAAACGGCAAAAACAGCTGGAAGCCCACTTCTGGCCGGTTGCGATTGAATTAGCGCCTTATCTCACCGTTGACGATCGCGCTCAGCTATTCTCCGTACTGTGGGGCGAGCTGAATTCGCTGACCACTGCATATCGTCATTTCAGCCACACGCTGCAACACCTGTCCGGTACGCGCAAGCTGTTAGCACCGCTGCGGATACTGGTGGATGATGAATTAAATCCGGCAGACGGTCTGATCGACGGTTCGGCGCTGGAACGCTTGCACAGTGCCGACGATCCCGGCGTGCTGGTGCGGCCGGTTCAGAATGGCCGTGCAGGGAAAACGACG
It encodes:
- a CDS encoding virulence factor SrfB, which gives rise to MLATITDYKQRITLIQDSGIQFLDFALKPQFSAEQPNRYVRKSANGPLLHLLYDEQSDKFLLPSATGMPPEVVKPELSISLEQSLKLLENIWLPLPFFRFNPPRTFMGGPDNWARMQILALDKPDQDGNTHRICLAFDTKTYPEGHEYESLAPNANDIKTGGNFALAYHSDELGEFLDETWVDGWLREVFAQQVKKQENRDSHDVKVALRGFEYQAHYLNVLDMLGNQLEIPEIRINTSTLQEPAVNVDLILDVGNSHTCGILVEDHADESNGLKQTYELQLRDLSEPHYLYNELFESRVEFSQAKFGKDNFSVESGRDDAFIWPSITRVGREASHMALLRQGTEGSSGISSPRRYLWDEESYAPGWRFSQTDAHSQTEPLATAMPLTIMLNDEGQPLYNQPLEERLPVFSPHYSRSSIMTFMLSELLAQALMQMNSAAQRLKMIHSSAPRQLRNIILTLPSAMPKPEREIFRRRMHEAIALVWKAMDWHPMDEDFTTPADKQLSRVPVPDVQIEWDEATCGQMVYLYNEAQVNFGGRAEDFFASMARPDKELDEGEPAGKTLRIASIDIGGGTTDLAITQYLLDDGVGNNVKIIPRLLFREGFKVAGDDILLDVIQLYILPALQAALKTAGMASPDALMAKLFGNEGRMDAQLTLRQQVTLQVFIPIGRAILEAYERFDPLDTSAEIESTFGELLEQAPTEKVLEYINTEVQRELPVSDKVFDILQVPLILKLNKLHGEFLSNKMNITQNLRLMSEVVSLYSCDVLLLTGRPSRFPGIQALFRHLQPLPINRMLSLDGYHTNDWYPFNKRGRIDNPKSTAAVGAMLCLLALDLRLPGFYFKVGDFQPYSTVRYLGMMDSSNALTLDNVYYSDIDLDAPDFELDPKLSFQVRGSLCLGFRQLDNERWPASSLYMLSIVDQDLARKVVGDSKLRVRLAVTKSDDQDSPERFEIADAVLEDGTRVPPHHLRLKLNTLSANGSGATHYWIDSGSVFKK